Proteins from a genomic interval of Clostridium sp. M62/1:
- a CDS encoding PepSY domain-containing protein — translation MKKYTAIAASALVLGSVLVPSTLSALAAQVDETQAREIALSHAGVSQDQVAFIQSKLDSEQGRQVYEVEFYTKDYREFDYDIEVSSGTVLSFDYDSEYYDAKAAQNENRYLNGSLAAQTNPGQVSVEDAKKKALEHAGIAADQATFVKAEIDYDDGRQVYELEFYTNDSREFDYEIDTENGSILSYDFEAEYWQKPAQASVSQNSSAITEDRAREIAASFAGLNVSDVTFRKIKQDMDDGRLCYEGEFIHGTTEYEFEIDASTGKVTDWDRESIYD, via the coding sequence ATGAAAAAATATACAGCAATCGCAGCATCCGCTCTCGTTTTAGGAAGTGTTCTCGTTCCATCCACCCTCTCAGCCCTGGCAGCACAGGTAGATGAGACTCAGGCCAGAGAGATTGCCCTTTCCCATGCCGGAGTTTCTCAGGATCAGGTGGCCTTTATTCAGTCCAAATTAGACAGTGAACAGGGACGGCAGGTCTATGAAGTAGAATTCTACACAAAGGATTACAGAGAATTTGATTACGACATCGAGGTTTCCTCAGGAACTGTCTTAAGCTTTGACTATGACTCTGAATATTACGATGCAAAAGCCGCCCAGAACGAAAACCGCTACCTGAACGGTTCCCTTGCCGCTCAGACAAACCCGGGACAGGTGAGTGTTGAGGATGCCAAGAAAAAGGCTCTGGAGCACGCCGGAATCGCGGCCGATCAGGCAACCTTTGTCAAAGCGGAAATCGACTACGACGACGGACGCCAGGTCTATGAGCTGGAATTTTACACAAACGATTCCAGAGAGTTCGACTATGAGATCGATACAGAAAACGGCAGTATCCTCAGCTATGACTTTGAGGCTGAATACTGGCAGAAGCCTGCGCAGGCATCCGTCTCTCAGAACAGCTCTGCCATCACAGAAGACCGCGCCAGGGAGATCGCCGCTTCTTTTGCGGGCTTAAATGTCTCCGACGTAACCTTCCGCAAAATCAAGCAGGATATGGACGACGGCCGTCTCTGCTATGAGGGAGAATTCATCCACGGCACAACCGAGTATGAGTTCGAGATCGATGCCAGCACAGGAAAAGTAACGGATTGGGACAGGGAAAGTATCTATGATTAA
- a CDS encoding DUF885 domain-containing protein, which translates to MKAKRRYCCFLLVFILSFLLTACSRPPGQENGAAVQTESAETAHTQGSDLASSENGISGDSSVPSADQTSVQAAFDTFTDEIFREELEGSGITLHYLLRDPEALGISEENPELGKCSLEELKQVSADIRELSDRLHEFDPALLTADQLFTYRVLDDYLETEKMADGLELYSRPLSTTIGTQAQLPILFAEYAFYDRKDVENYLTLLSQIDSYYKEIAEFEHARADAGLAPCDLVLDQIIRSCKDYMIRPENSFLCETFDSKLDDIEGLSAEEKAEYRERHLTVMKEHFIPAYQMLSQELESLKGRGSNENGLCGYPDGKRYYEYLVASSTGTEYTVPELKEQVQIHMSSDLAEITLLLENYPELSVTSANYSFSQTEPTAILDDLRKQSEKDFPPLSGADYTVKQVPKALESSLSPAFYLTAPLDYWEHNVIYINGGSDQTSADSLYTTLAHEGYPGHLYQTVYANQNIREPLLHLLSCGGYSEGWGTYAEIYSYSFDNGLAPGLGDLLAHNQAATLGLYALLDININYEGWTKERTGKFLEDLYGITDPAVVQEIYYAVADNPANYLQYYTGYMEITQMRETAEETLGSKYDPVQFHKFILDMGGAPFRVIKPYFKTWLLTFGT; encoded by the coding sequence ATGAAAGCCAAACGACGATACTGCTGTTTTCTGCTTGTTTTTATTCTGTCCTTTCTGCTCACCGCCTGTTCCCGTCCGCCTGGCCAGGAAAACGGAGCAGCCGTTCAGACTGAATCTGCCGAGACAGCACATACCCAGGGCAGTGACTTAGCTTCCTCTGAAAACGGAATTTCCGGGGACAGTTCTGTGCCGTCCGCCGATCAGACCTCGGTTCAGGCGGCCTTTGATACTTTTACTGATGAGATTTTCAGGGAAGAGCTTGAGGGCTCCGGCATTACGCTTCACTATCTTTTAAGAGACCCGGAGGCGCTGGGCATCTCGGAAGAAAATCCCGAGCTGGGAAAATGCTCCCTGGAAGAGCTGAAACAGGTGTCTGCTGACATCCGTGAGCTGTCTGACAGACTGCATGAATTTGACCCGGCCCTTCTCACTGCAGACCAGCTTTTCACCTACCGCGTTCTCGACGATTACCTGGAGACGGAGAAAATGGCTGACGGGCTGGAGCTTTATAGCCGCCCTCTCTCCACCACCATCGGAACCCAGGCCCAGCTTCCCATTCTGTTTGCGGAGTATGCCTTTTATGACAGGAAGGATGTGGAGAATTATCTGACGCTCCTCTCACAGATTGACTCCTATTACAAAGAGATTGCGGAATTTGAACACGCGCGGGCAGACGCCGGTCTGGCCCCCTGTGACCTGGTTCTCGATCAGATTATCCGGTCCTGTAAGGATTATATGATCCGTCCGGAAAACAGCTTCCTGTGCGAAACCTTTGACAGCAAGCTGGACGATATCGAGGGCCTGTCAGCGGAGGAAAAGGCAGAGTACAGAGAACGCCACCTGACTGTCATGAAGGAGCATTTTATCCCGGCCTATCAGATGCTCTCCCAGGAGCTTGAATCCCTCAAAGGACGCGGTTCCAACGAAAACGGCCTGTGCGGCTACCCGGACGGGAAACGCTACTACGAGTACCTGGTAGCCTCTTCCACGGGAACAGAGTACACAGTGCCTGAGCTTAAGGAGCAGGTTCAGATACATATGAGCAGTGATCTGGCAGAGATTACCCTGCTTCTTGAAAATTACCCTGAGCTCTCCGTGACTTCCGCAAACTATTCCTTCTCCCAGACAGAGCCGACTGCAATTCTTGACGACCTGAGAAAGCAGTCTGAAAAAGATTTTCCTCCTCTGTCCGGCGCAGACTACACTGTCAAACAGGTTCCCAAGGCCCTTGAATCCTCCTTAAGCCCTGCTTTTTATCTGACGGCGCCCCTGGATTACTGGGAGCACAATGTCATCTATATTAACGGAGGCTCAGATCAGACATCTGCTGACTCTCTGTACACCACGCTGGCCCATGAAGGCTATCCAGGCCACCTGTACCAGACCGTATACGCCAACCAGAATATCAGGGAGCCTCTGCTTCACCTTCTGTCCTGCGGCGGTTACTCTGAAGGGTGGGGAACCTATGCGGAAATTTACTCCTATTCCTTCGACAACGGACTGGCCCCTGGCCTTGGCGATCTCCTGGCCCACAACCAGGCAGCGACTCTCGGCCTCTACGCTCTCTTAGACATCAATATCAATTATGAGGGCTGGACGAAGGAGCGAACCGGCAAGTTCCTGGAGGACCTGTACGGCATCACCGATCCGGCTGTTGTCCAGGAAATCTATTATGCTGTTGCGGACAACCCGGCCAACTATCTGCAGTATTACACCGGATATATGGAAATTACCCAGATGCGGGAAACGGCTGAGGAGACGCTGGGCAGCAAATACGATCCCGTACAGTTTCACAAGTTTATCCTCGACATGGGAGGCGCGCCGTTTCGGGTAATCAAACCATACTTTAAAACCTGGCTTCTGACCTTCGGCACCTGA
- a CDS encoding YitT family protein — MKMLQRAEAKKAVVRYGGLLLGTAILSFGLYNIHSQASITEGGVLGLQLLIQHWFGISPSIIGPVMDFMCYLIGWKILGGNFLKNAIVASVSYAFFYSLHEKMGYMLPDLSPHPVFAAVLGGLFVGVGVGLVVRSGGASGGDDALALILNRVTKAKLEQCYFITDFVVLMLSLTYIPLGKIACSLLTVSISSYVIGKIYKKEDGGQDQEDSPGFLKSLGAESSEALQKD; from the coding sequence ATGAAAATGCTGCAAAGAGCAGAGGCCAAAAAGGCGGTTGTCCGGTACGGAGGTCTGCTGCTCGGAACGGCAATCCTCTCTTTTGGCCTTTACAATATTCACAGCCAGGCGAGCATTACCGAGGGAGGGGTTCTGGGCCTGCAGCTTTTGATTCAGCACTGGTTTGGAATTTCACCGAGCATTATCGGTCCGGTTATGGATTTCATGTGCTACCTGATCGGATGGAAGATTCTGGGAGGGAACTTTTTAAAGAATGCAATTGTGGCTTCAGTCAGCTATGCCTTTTTCTACTCACTCCATGAGAAGATGGGATACATGCTCCCCGATCTCAGCCCTCATCCGGTATTTGCGGCCGTACTTGGCGGTCTGTTTGTCGGAGTCGGTGTAGGACTTGTGGTGCGTTCAGGAGGAGCTTCCGGAGGCGATGACGCTCTGGCCCTTATACTGAACAGGGTTACAAAGGCGAAGCTGGAACAGTGCTACTTCATCACAGATTTTGTGGTTCTAATGCTTTCCCTCACCTATATTCCCCTTGGAAAAATCGCATGCTCCCTTTTGACCGTGAGTATCTCGTCCTATGTCATAGGAAAGATTTATAAGAAGGAAGACGGCGGTCAGGATCAGGAAGACAGCCCGGGGTTTTTAAAAAGTCTGGGGGCAGAGAGCTCTGAAGCGCTGCAGAAGGATTGA